In one window of bacterium DNA:
- a CDS encoding S8 family serine peptidase, with protein MRFLTIVFMVGLLGAVDIHAPGVVQTFTPEIDVSPNYIGFANGFAIDTRVGEPVIPAELRIQSYNGDGYYLIQFKGPIYSQWINELKSVGLDVMTYFPNYTLLVYGNVEQIEQARTRSYVNWIGIFQPAYKVQGELLKAAGNGRVTMQLFPNADVDAVIEQVTLLGLEIVEVIRNELCNTVDIKLDLKRIPELAAIPGVSWIQRWYQPQLFNDNSQWVCQTGYRSSVPVDSLGRRIWKKGVVGSGVVLSLTDTGITTGHQQFYDAAYPITTTGVYPNHRKIVAYKDYVGAVFGDYSGFSYHGTHTSCTAAGNDTLLGSSARDGIAKEARIYFVDIGSNGSLVVSTNLTPMYDSIYPGAGLGYHILQHSGSWGWGSSVGDYQTQDATTDAYHYRYPDFLSIYSAGNSGPGGRTLGHPAISKNILTVGGTQNGTSSNAIYYYSSRGNTADRRLKPNILTPADIVYSANGGGTNGYWSLSGTSMAAPSVNGSVALIRNYLTAGYYPSGAADPADSIRYQSQALLRALVMVSGDPNVGSYTYPDSNIGWGRLNLDSVLFFTGDARKLIIRDDTIGLSTGLSFTDSFLVNTTMTLRVSTAWTDTAAATGASRTLVNNLNVELTNPSGTTYRGNRFSGGYSIANPTTFDTINVEENFRVQNPTVGKWKITLTGQNVPYGPQGYGYAITGDVEPILIGIEENQQGVEMRNTVAITTITNGNIRLQVTLAADARVSARVIDLSGRIVETIADKAYAAGTYQIDHGTRLANGVYFVDVTAGDMHKLEKVVIVK; from the coding sequence ATGAGGTTCTTAACCATTGTTTTTATGGTCGGATTATTGGGTGCAGTCGATATCCATGCACCGGGAGTTGTGCAGACCTTCACTCCTGAGATCGATGTTAGCCCCAATTACATCGGCTTCGCTAACGGATTTGCGATCGACACCCGTGTTGGTGAGCCAGTTATACCAGCCGAGTTGAGGATTCAGTCATATAACGGCGACGGGTATTACCTTATCCAATTCAAAGGTCCTATCTATTCGCAGTGGATCAACGAGCTGAAATCCGTTGGACTCGACGTCATGACCTATTTCCCCAATTACACGCTTTTGGTTTACGGCAACGTAGAGCAGATTGAACAGGCGCGCACGAGATCATACGTAAACTGGATCGGCATATTCCAGCCGGCGTACAAAGTCCAAGGTGAACTGCTTAAAGCTGCCGGCAATGGCCGTGTCACGATGCAGTTATTCCCCAACGCTGACGTGGATGCAGTTATCGAACAGGTTACCCTGCTGGGCTTGGAAATAGTTGAAGTAATAAGAAACGAACTATGCAATACGGTCGATATCAAACTCGATCTGAAACGCATCCCAGAACTTGCCGCTATTCCGGGCGTGAGCTGGATCCAACGCTGGTACCAACCGCAATTATTCAACGACAATTCCCAGTGGGTCTGCCAGACCGGATATCGATCGTCAGTGCCGGTAGATTCGCTTGGCCGCCGGATCTGGAAAAAAGGCGTTGTTGGCAGTGGTGTCGTGTTGAGCCTGACCGATACCGGGATCACCACAGGACACCAGCAGTTTTACGACGCCGCATATCCGATCACGACGACCGGCGTTTACCCCAACCACCGCAAGATCGTGGCTTACAAAGACTATGTCGGTGCGGTATTCGGCGATTATTCCGGCTTCAGCTATCATGGAACTCATACTTCTTGCACGGCGGCGGGAAATGATACGCTCTTAGGTTCGAGCGCGCGCGACGGGATAGCGAAAGAAGCCAGGATCTATTTTGTCGACATTGGATCTAATGGCAGTCTGGTGGTTTCTACGAACCTTACGCCAATGTACGATTCGATCTATCCGGGGGCTGGTCTCGGGTATCACATCCTCCAGCATTCTGGCAGCTGGGGTTGGGGCAGCTCGGTCGGTGATTATCAGACACAGGATGCGACGACCGATGCTTATCACTACCGCTATCCGGATTTCCTCAGCATATATTCAGCCGGTAATTCCGGTCCCGGCGGCAGGACCCTGGGGCACCCCGCAATATCCAAGAATATTCTAACGGTCGGCGGTACCCAAAACGGCACCTCTTCCAACGCGATATATTATTATTCAAGCCGCGGCAATACAGCCGACCGCCGCTTGAAACCAAATATCCTTACACCCGCCGATATTGTCTACTCGGCAAACGGCGGCGGGACCAATGGTTACTGGTCGCTCAGCGGAACCAGCATGGCGGCGCCCTCCGTCAATGGCAGCGTGGCGCTGATCCGTAATTACCTTACCGCCGGATATTACCCATCGGGTGCGGCAGATCCAGCGGATTCAATACGCTATCAGAGCCAGGCTTTGCTGCGAGCGCTGGTGATGGTTTCCGGTGATCCCAATGTGGGATCCTACACATACCCCGATTCAAACATCGGCTGGGGCCGTCTCAACCTTGACAGCGTTTTGTTTTTCACCGGTGATGCCCGGAAGCTGATCATCAGGGATGATACCATCGGTTTGAGCACTGGCTTGTCGTTCACCGATTCATTTTTGGTCAACACTACTATGACCCTGCGCGTCAGTACCGCATGGACCGATACTGCGGCGGCTACGGGCGCATCCCGGACGTTGGTCAATAACCTGAATGTTGAGTTGACCAATCCGAGCGGTACCACTTATCGAGGCAATAGATTCTCCGGCGGTTATTCGATCGCTAATCCTACTACCTTCGATACGATCAACGTCGAGGAAAACTTCCGAGTCCAGAACCCGACTGTCGGCAAATGGAAAATAACCCTTACGGGACAGAATGTTCCTTACGGTCCCCAGGGATACGGCTACGCGATAACCGGTGATGTCGAACCGATTCTGATCGGGATCGAGGAAAATCAGCAAGGTGTTGAAATGAGAAACACGGTTGCCATTACGACGATCACCAACGGGAATATAAGGTTGCAGGTAACGCTTGCCGCTGATGCGCGGGTTAGCGCGCGCGTGATCGATCTTTCAGGCAGGATAGTTGAAACGATAGCCGACAAAGCTTATGCGGCTGGAACTTACCAGATAGATCATGGTACGCGTCTCGCGAATGGCGTATATTTCGTGGACGTGACCGCCGGTGACATGCATAAATTGGAAAAGGTGGTAATCGTTAAATAA
- a CDS encoding S8 family serine peptidase codes for MTQLRLLKVLMIVVLVATLSPLFGDMIRLKTYPFDTKQGEPILPPQLMTTEKEVNYYVIQCAGPVEKAWKDDLKASGVYVLGYIPDYAYLVRMDKLTGELVSLKPYITYVGLWQPAYKIQPALWNMGGTFRAIMLIHDTEDLAATIAKVRSTGANVTDASEMVSKLVVAEVNSSQLTALAQIEGIWWIEFYTDPVLYNNNSSKWCQSGATGDTTIWNRGIRGSNQILGTTDSGITTAHWAFYDAAYPITTWGSYPSHRKIRNYSRGGSSAGFGDESGNSWHGTHTCGTVSGDDSYNGGTSTYDGISKSDKHSFVDIGVTGGGLSVWADLNQLWDTSYAYGATVVSNSWGWGTFGDYASYDAQTDQFMWRRKNLLLVVSAGNSGSGASSTGSPGNAKGTLTIGSVGRLDATAIAGYSSRGPTLDGRYKPTIMAPGGLNTGGDPGLYSSNGGTSGGSSGYWQMSGTSMASPSACGTVGLIREYLNRGFYPTGAEVPGNAIPNPSSALLKALAVVSADPNITGYTVPNYNIGWGRIDAESVLYFSGQARKLLLHDSASGGLNTNDSVVYSWDVTSAIPVRVTLCWTDSAGNPSATRPQTNDLDLRVVNPGGTSYWGNYYSGGQSATGGSRDSNNVEENFRLNSPTVGRWSAWVRGRNVPTGANQTFAITISGDVTNLGIGVAEETGLTATLTGIRNFPTVANHEISYTLQVARAGNVVTRMFNVLGARVYQETRNYAKGEYQALIPVASLPHGVYFLVIDLPGQTYEQKVVLVK; via the coding sequence ATGACTCAATTAAGGTTGCTTAAAGTGTTGATGATCGTCGTCTTGGTCGCGACATTATCACCTTTATTCGGTGATATGATACGGCTCAAGACCTATCCGTTTGATACTAAGCAGGGAGAACCGATCCTGCCCCCGCAGCTGATGACGACCGAGAAGGAAGTAAACTACTACGTTATCCAGTGCGCCGGCCCGGTCGAAAAAGCATGGAAGGACGACCTGAAGGCAAGCGGTGTTTATGTCCTGGGATACATCCCTGATTACGCATACCTGGTCAGGATGGATAAACTGACCGGGGAACTGGTAAGCTTAAAGCCGTATATAACTTACGTAGGTCTGTGGCAGCCGGCATACAAGATCCAGCCTGCACTGTGGAACATGGGCGGCACATTCCGGGCGATCATGCTCATTCACGATACTGAAGATCTGGCAGCGACGATCGCGAAGGTCCGTTCGACCGGCGCCAACGTCACCGACGCGTCTGAGATGGTGAGCAAATTAGTTGTCGCTGAAGTAAATTCATCCCAGCTCACTGCGCTGGCACAGATCGAAGGCATCTGGTGGATCGAATTTTACACGGATCCGGTCCTGTACAATAATAACAGCAGCAAGTGGTGCCAGTCCGGCGCGACCGGCGATACGACGATCTGGAATCGAGGCATCAGGGGATCGAACCAGATCCTTGGTACTACGGATTCAGGTATCACGACCGCGCACTGGGCGTTCTACGATGCCGCCTATCCCATAACAACATGGGGCAGTTACCCAAGCCACCGGAAGATCAGGAATTACAGCCGGGGCGGTTCATCAGCGGGATTTGGCGATGAATCCGGCAATTCTTGGCACGGCACGCACACTTGCGGCACAGTAAGTGGCGACGATTCCTACAATGGTGGCACGTCAACCTATGACGGCATATCCAAATCAGACAAGCATTCTTTTGTTGACATCGGCGTCACGGGCGGCGGGTTAAGCGTCTGGGCAGACCTGAACCAGTTGTGGGATACCAGCTATGCGTACGGTGCCACCGTCGTGTCCAATTCGTGGGGCTGGGGCACGTTTGGTGATTATGCTTCTTACGACGCCCAGACCGACCAGTTTATGTGGCGCAGGAAAAACCTCCTGCTCGTCGTATCCGCCGGTAATTCAGGTTCGGGCGCCAGTTCAACCGGCAGTCCAGGGAACGCCAAAGGCACGCTCACGATCGGTTCAGTGGGTAGGCTTGATGCCACGGCCATCGCTGGTTACTCATCGCGCGGTCCGACACTCGACGGTCGGTACAAGCCGACGATCATGGCACCGGGCGGTCTGAATACCGGTGGTGATCCTGGCTTGTATTCGTCTAACGGAGGCACCTCGGGCGGCAGCAGCGGCTACTGGCAGATGTCGGGCACGAGCATGGCATCGCCTTCAGCCTGCGGCACCGTGGGTTTGATCAGAGAATATTTAAACCGCGGTTTTTACCCGACCGGCGCCGAAGTGCCTGGTAATGCGATACCGAACCCGTCCAGCGCGCTTCTCAAAGCGCTCGCTGTTGTTTCGGCCGATCCCAATATCACCGGTTATACGGTACCCAACTATAACATAGGATGGGGGAGGATCGACGCGGAAAGCGTGCTCTATTTTTCAGGCCAGGCACGCAAGCTGTTACTGCACGATTCGGCTTCCGGCGGTTTGAACACCAATGACAGCGTCGTTTATTCATGGGACGTGACCAGCGCCATTCCTGTAAGGGTCACGCTGTGCTGGACCGATTCTGCCGGCAATCCTTCGGCAACCAGGCCTCAGACCAACGACCTTGACCTGAGGGTCGTCAATCCTGGCGGAACGTCGTACTGGGGCAATTACTATTCTGGCGGTCAGTCAGCGACCGGCGGCAGCCGCGATTCCAACAACGTCGAAGAGAATTTCAGGCTGAACTCTCCGACTGTCGGCAGATGGAGCGCCTGGGTACGGGGTCGGAATGTTCCGACCGGAGCCAACCAGACGTTCGCGATAACGATCAGCGGTGATGTAACCAACCTCGGGATCGGTGTAGCAGAGGAAACCGGTTTGACCGCAACGCTGACTGGGATTCGCAATTTCCCGACCGTGGCCAATCATGAGATATCATACACGCTGCAGGTTGCGCGCGCGGGAAACGTCGTGACCAGGATGTTCAATGTGCTGGGAGCCCGGGTTTACCAGGAAACGAGGAATTACGCAAAGGGAGAGTACCAGGCGCTGATCCCGGTGGCTTCTTTGCCGCATGGCGTATACTTCCTGGTGATCGACCTTCCAGGTCAGACCTATGAACAAAAGGTGGTACTGGTCAAATAA
- a CDS encoding ATP-binding protein: protein MTRPRMFFLIIGTTHTGKTYFIRDLIKLSKQKVLVYDVNREEKYARLPVVNVQKLASFHKGKYRVIQRQPDQVIEYIINDYRNGLLILDDVDRYLSVTSVAWNDLIIGHRHMGLDLIAVFHSLNRTLPIFYENCTDIILFKTQEQPDKSINKLPKSDDVLRAFYQVESNKDPHYKVRIRCR from the coding sequence ATGACAAGACCTCGTATGTTCTTTTTGATCATCGGCACGACGCACACCGGAAAGACGTACTTTATCCGGGACCTGATAAAACTATCGAAGCAGAAGGTCCTGGTCTATGACGTGAACCGCGAAGAAAAGTACGCTCGCCTGCCGGTAGTCAACGTGCAAAAACTGGCATCGTTTCATAAGGGCAAATATCGCGTAATTCAGCGGCAGCCGGACCAGGTAATCGAATACATAATTAACGACTATCGTAACGGACTGCTTATCCTGGACGATGTGGACCGCTATTTATCGGTTACTTCGGTCGCATGGAATGACCTGATTATCGGTCATCGACACATGGGTCTGGACCTGATCGCGGTATTTCACTCATTAAACCGTACCTTGCCGATATTTTACGAGAACTGTACCGATATCATTCTCTTCAAAACTCAGGAACAGCCTGACAAGAGCATAAATAAGCTGCCTAAATCGGACGATGTACTAAGGGCGTTTTACCAGGTTGAAAGCAATAAGGATCCGCATTACAAAGTACGGATCCGCTGCCGATAG
- a CDS encoding transglycosylase SLT domain-containing protein, whose product MNILSFLIDRNWYMPLIKPKDSLLPYYEYIAEQLGMPIELVIAHAQLESQQYYLARGKAGEYGLWQFLPSTWKGLMGSANWKSIDNQCAAYIIHTRNVINRYGLNLHNSAHVTVYLWVWNAGGGNYEKNFMPVSTREYIRVIKQYQAQVEV is encoded by the coding sequence ATGAATATCCTGAGCTTCTTAATTGATCGGAATTGGTATATGCCGCTGATCAAGCCCAAAGATTCCCTGCTGCCCTATTATGAATACATTGCCGAGCAGCTTGGCATGCCGATCGAGCTGGTGATCGCTCATGCACAATTAGAAAGCCAGCAGTATTATCTTGCCAGGGGTAAAGCAGGGGAATACGGGCTGTGGCAGTTTCTACCATCGACCTGGAAAGGGCTGATGGGCAGCGCGAACTGGAAAAGCATCGATAACCAATGCGCGGCCTATATCATACATACGCGCAATGTTATCAATCGCTATGGACTCAATTTACACAACTCCGCGCATGTTACAGTTTACTTATGGGTGTGGAATGCCGGCGGCGGAAATTACGAGAAGAATTTTATGCCTGTATCAACCCGTGAATATATCCGCGTGATTAAACAATATCAAGCGCAAGTCGAAGTGTAG
- a CDS encoding helix-turn-helix transcriptional regulator yields MEYFKQGEKWRRPQMSRVTRYFNIRLRDLMVEKGFKAGQLAMITNVAPASVSLWINGIEMPPDDIQCLIAIWLGVCRDEIWQFKKECFNEIIELSKLHKEQVRLEKKLAGKLQLQNSNEDF; encoded by the coding sequence ATGGAATATTTTAAACAAGGCGAAAAGTGGAGGCGGCCACAAATGAGCCGGGTCACAAGATATTTTAATATCCGCCTTAGAGATCTAATGGTCGAAAAAGGATTCAAGGCTGGGCAGCTGGCGATGATTACAAATGTTGCGCCGGCTTCGGTATCGCTTTGGATCAATGGCATTGAAATGCCGCCGGACGATATCCAGTGTCTGATCGCTATCTGGCTCGGTGTGTGCCGAGATGAGATCTGGCAATTTAAAAAAGAATGTTTTAACGAAATTATTGAGCTTTCGAAACTTCACAAAGAACAGGTGCGGCTGGAGAAAAAGCTGGCCGGAAAATTACAGCTGCAAAATTCAAACGAGGATTTTTAG
- a CDS encoding SDR family oxidoreductase encodes MKILVIGGTRFVGRHFVEIAVKKGHQITLFNRGKSNPGIFSGIEQYHGSRNTELSNLLISNRHWDCVLDTCGYVPRIVKSSAEYLKISVDRYVFVSTISVYADFTKPGITEDSPLSTTNDPAAETVTNENYGPLKVLCEKAVNDLYGDNTLIIRPGLIVGPYDPTDRFTYWPVRISRGGEVIAPSPPDSPVQFIDGRDLAEFMLSGIENKTKGTYNATGPEYPMTMEEALRACIAATGSKATFAWVSEKFIEDNNIDMPGWVPKNWYGISQVDCSKAIKQGLRFRSLHDIIKDTLDWHATRPADYVLKAGLKPEVEVELLEKWRKLVS; translated from the coding sequence ATGAAAATTCTTGTCATCGGCGGTACGCGGTTCGTAGGCAGGCATTTTGTTGAAATAGCGGTCAAAAAAGGCCACCAGATAACGCTTTTTAACCGCGGCAAATCAAATCCAGGCATATTTAGCGGAATCGAGCAGTACCATGGCAGTCGTAATACCGAACTTTCAAATTTGTTAATATCGAACCGGCACTGGGACTGTGTGCTTGATACCTGCGGATACGTACCACGGATCGTCAAAAGCAGCGCTGAATACCTTAAAATTTCCGTAGACCGGTACGTCTTCGTATCTACCATAAGCGTGTACGCAGATTTTACAAAACCCGGGATCACCGAGGATTCGCCGCTGAGCACGACCAATGATCCGGCTGCCGAAACCGTTACGAATGAAAACTATGGTCCGCTGAAAGTGCTATGCGAAAAAGCTGTGAACGATTTATATGGCGACAACACTCTTATAATCAGACCCGGTTTGATCGTCGGACCTTATGACCCGACTGACCGTTTTACTTACTGGCCGGTTAGGATCAGCCGTGGGGGTGAAGTCATCGCGCCCTCTCCCCCGGATTCACCTGTGCAGTTCATTGACGGACGCGATCTGGCTGAATTTATGTTATCCGGTATTGAAAATAAAACGAAAGGGACCTACAACGCGACCGGTCCTGAATATCCGATGACCATGGAAGAGGCTCTGCGCGCTTGCATCGCGGCAACCGGCAGCAAAGCAACATTTGCCTGGGTATCCGAGAAGTTCATCGAGGATAACAATATCGATATGCCGGGCTGGGTCCCGAAAAACTGGTATGGCATCAGCCAGGTCGATTGCAGCAAGGCGATAAAACAAGGTCTGCGTTTCAGGTCCTTGCATGATATTATCAAAGACACGCTGGACTGGCACGCCACCAGACCAGCGGACTACGTCTTGAAGGCTGGATTAAAGCCGGAAGTCGAAGTAGAATTACTGGAAAAATGGCGGAAATTAGTGAGTTAA